One genomic region from Leptolyngbyaceae cyanobacterium JSC-12 encodes:
- a CDS encoding carbohydrate ABC transporter membrane protein 2, CUT1 family (IMG reference gene:2510096785~PFAM: Binding-protein-dependent transport system inner membrane component) — translation MSTLLDSDSIANNLTSAPKKRSLLLSTVLFWCAVIAIVIFCLAPVLWQVLTSFKVNEDIVAIPNVYFPTRITFDHYIELFTRRPFGRYILNSAFVSLTSTLACLLIGTPAAYALARSRPRGSYFIQVCILFVTLFPSILLLQGLLEIVQFLNLGNNYLALILPYTAMNLPLTILVMRSFFIQLPQDLEDAARVDGYNTWQLLVQILTPLTLPALVTTGILTFIAAWNEFIFALTFITEETMKTIPVASAQLGGTSMFEIPYGAIAAATVVGTVPLVILVLFFQKQIVQGLTAGAVKG, via the coding sequence ATGTCTACTCTTTTGGATTCAGATTCAATTGCAAACAATCTCACCTCAGCACCCAAAAAGCGATCGCTATTGTTGAGCACTGTTTTATTTTGGTGCGCAGTGATTGCAATTGTGATCTTTTGTCTGGCTCCAGTTCTCTGGCAAGTGCTGACTTCCTTCAAAGTGAATGAAGATATTGTTGCTATTCCAAATGTTTATTTCCCTACGCGCATCACGTTTGACCACTATATAGAGTTATTTACTCGTCGTCCATTTGGTCGCTATATTCTCAATAGTGCTTTTGTTTCATTAACTTCAACATTGGCATGTTTGCTCATTGGCACCCCAGCCGCGTATGCCCTGGCGCGATCACGTCCTCGTGGGAGTTATTTCATCCAAGTATGTATCTTGTTCGTGACTCTGTTTCCTAGCATTTTGCTGTTGCAAGGTTTGCTAGAAATTGTGCAATTCCTGAACTTAGGAAATAACTATCTTGCACTGATCTTGCCGTACACCGCTATGAACTTGCCATTAACAATTTTGGTGATGCGAAGCTTCTTTATTCAACTACCCCAAGATTTGGAAGATGCTGCCCGAGTAGATGGTTATAATACCTGGCAACTGTTAGTACAAATTCTCACACCATTGACATTACCTGCGCTGGTGACAACTGGAATTTTGACGTTCATCGCGGCTTGGAATGAATTTATTTTTGCGCTCACTTTCATTACTGAAGAAACAATGAAAACAATTCCCGTTGCCTCTGCTCAACTGGGTGGAACTTCGATGTTTGAAATTCCCTATGGTGCGATCGCCGCAGCTACGGTCGTGGGTACTGTTCCTCTAGTTATTCTGGTGTTGTTTTTCCAAAAACAGATTGTTCAAGGGTTGACTGCTGGAGCCGTAAAGGGATAG
- a CDS encoding carbohydrate ABC transporter membrane protein 1, CUT1 family (IMG reference gene:2510096786~PFAM: Binding-protein-dependent transport system inner membrane component), giving the protein MKSIQAQQQRTGLYLLLPALAVLLLVFAYPIGRSLWLGFFAQNLGTELQPIFIGFKNYIRILGDSHFWQTFWITIRFTVLSVSLELLLGLGVALVLNQSFRGRGVVRTIAILPWALPTALIALGWTWIFNDQYGIANDILLRLGVINTGINWLGDAFTATLALIVADVWKTMPFISILLLAGLQSIPHDLYEAYALEGASPWQSFWHITLPLLTPQIVIAVLFRFAQAFGIFDLMQVMTGGGPGGSTEVVALYIYANAMRYLDFGYASALIVVTFLLLVLVITVCSFIISRSRQASLT; this is encoded by the coding sequence GTGAAATCAATTCAGGCACAGCAACAACGAACTGGGCTGTATTTACTACTGCCTGCCTTAGCCGTATTGCTGCTGGTGTTTGCATATCCAATTGGGCGATCGCTGTGGTTGGGATTTTTTGCCCAAAATCTGGGAACTGAACTGCAACCCATATTCATTGGATTTAAGAATTACATTCGGATTTTAGGAGACAGCCACTTCTGGCAAACCTTTTGGATTACGATTCGGTTTACGGTCCTTTCTGTTTCGCTGGAATTGCTCTTGGGCTTGGGAGTGGCATTAGTGCTCAACCAGTCATTTCGAGGACGAGGGGTGGTACGAACGATCGCGATTCTTCCTTGGGCATTGCCCACTGCACTGATTGCCCTTGGCTGGACGTGGATTTTCAACGATCAATATGGCATTGCCAATGATATTTTGCTGCGGCTAGGAGTCATCAACACAGGAATTAACTGGTTGGGAGATGCTTTTACCGCAACCCTTGCGCTGATCGTTGCAGATGTGTGGAAAACCATGCCCTTTATCAGCATTTTGTTATTAGCCGGATTGCAATCCATTCCCCATGATTTGTATGAAGCTTATGCACTGGAAGGGGCATCGCCCTGGCAAAGTTTCTGGCATATTACGTTACCCTTGTTGACCCCCCAGATTGTGATTGCTGTTCTGTTTCGGTTTGCTCAGGCATTCGGTATTTTTGACTTGATGCAAGTCATGACAGGTGGTGGTCCTGGTGGATCAACAGAAGTTGTTGCTCTTTATATCTACGCTAACGCCATGCGTTATCTCGACTTTGGTTATGCCTCTGCATTGATTGTGGTGACATTTCTGTTACTAGTGTTAGTAATTACGGTGTGCAGCTTTATCATCTCGCGATCGCGCCAAGCAAGTCTGACCTGA
- a CDS encoding carbohydrate ABC transporter substrate-binding protein, CUT1 family (IMG reference gene:2510096787~PFAM: Bacterial extracellular solute-binding protein): MRSHGIHVFPGLFSMSSFSWLQFSKRLQQVPKTTQILVIGCLCILSIVLLTVPAVSQQPVTLKLLMSAPDVPAWTKHMVKAFEESHPGIRLQIVEGPNQVNLLEDMYTTAFLLGNSPYDLVNLDVIWTPKFAAAGWLADLTDDVSAAELAGFSPADVEGGKYQGRLYRLPVRSDAGMLYYRKDLLDAAGIAPPQTFEEIEQISKALQEKNAVRWGYLWQGKQYEGLAAMFVEVLKGFGGFWVNPDTLDVGLDRPEAIQAVEFLRNTINQGISPPGVTTYIEEDTRRIFQNGEAAFLRNWPYAWALLNEDDSPVKGKVGIVPMVRSERGAEGGSCLGGWGLGIARTSSHKQEALQAIRFFTNEATQKEFIMDAGYVPSQQELFNDPEVVAKYQHYPELLKVIDKAVLRPPIAQYAQASDILQRYLSAALTNQQSSEAAMQQATAETKRLLEAGRAQRS, encoded by the coding sequence ATGCGATCGCATGGCATACATGTATTTCCAGGTCTATTTTCCATGTCTTCGTTTTCATGGTTACAATTCTCCAAGCGCTTGCAGCAGGTACCAAAAACCACTCAGATCTTGGTTATCGGCTGCCTGTGTATTTTGAGCATAGTTTTGCTAACGGTTCCTGCTGTCTCTCAGCAACCTGTCACCCTCAAGTTACTCATGAGTGCGCCAGATGTACCTGCCTGGACTAAACACATGGTGAAAGCCTTTGAGGAGAGCCATCCGGGTATTCGTCTACAAATCGTCGAAGGTCCGAACCAGGTGAACTTGCTGGAGGATATGTACACCACTGCATTTCTTTTGGGGAACTCTCCTTATGACCTGGTAAATCTTGATGTGATCTGGACGCCCAAATTTGCGGCGGCTGGCTGGTTAGCTGACCTGACGGATGATGTCTCTGCTGCGGAACTGGCGGGCTTCTCTCCAGCAGATGTAGAAGGTGGTAAGTATCAGGGACGGCTCTATCGCTTGCCAGTGCGCTCAGATGCAGGAATGCTCTACTACCGTAAAGATTTGCTCGATGCGGCTGGCATTGCTCCGCCTCAAACCTTCGAGGAGATTGAGCAGATTTCTAAAGCTTTGCAGGAAAAGAACGCAGTGCGCTGGGGGTATCTCTGGCAAGGCAAACAGTACGAAGGTTTGGCAGCAATGTTTGTAGAAGTGTTGAAAGGATTTGGTGGTTTTTGGGTCAACCCTGACACGTTAGATGTTGGACTCGATCGCCCCGAAGCTATTCAGGCAGTAGAGTTTTTGCGGAATACGATTAATCAAGGTATCTCTCCGCCAGGCGTTACGACCTACATAGAGGAAGACACGCGACGGATTTTTCAAAATGGCGAAGCTGCCTTTTTGCGGAATTGGCCCTATGCCTGGGCACTGCTGAATGAGGATGATTCTCCCGTAAAAGGTAAGGTGGGCATTGTTCCCATGGTGCGGTCAGAGCGTGGGGCTGAGGGCGGCTCTTGTTTAGGCGGTTGGGGATTGGGCATTGCCAGAACTTCAAGCCATAAGCAAGAAGCACTTCAGGCGATTCGCTTTTTCACCAATGAGGCAACGCAAAAGGAATTCATTATGGATGCTGGGTATGTTCCCAGTCAGCAGGAATTGTTCAACGATCCGGAGGTGGTGGCGAAGTATCAACACTACCCAGAGCTTTTGAAGGTTATAGATAAAGCCGTTTTGCGTCCTCCGATCGCGCAGTATGCTCAGGCATCGGATATACTACAACGCTATTTAAGTGCAGCATTAACGAATCAGCAAAGTTCCGAAGCTGCAATGCAGCAAGCTACTGCAGAAACCAAACGGTTGTTAGAAGCCGGACGAGCACAGAGGAGTTAG
- a CDS encoding 4-hydroxybenzoate synthetase (chorismate lyase) (IMG reference gene:2510096788~PFAM: Protein of unknown function (DUF98)), whose translation MTAIIQPSDNAVCSTAWYALAPLWQGDEKAVQQGLPHSQLAPAWQILLLGDGSPTRHLQLLTGEPTEVDVIDMSPIGMAEDNAPPQIQVVPGPRLRRQVWLRTASGQRLAYATSWWEASHVDDYLQNKSLPIWLSLARLRTELYRDVQGIYYGHSIELERAFGQPGPFWGRHYLFWHHGQPFTLIYEVFSPYLQKYLGAMQLKDAVEK comes from the coding sequence TTGACTGCAATCATTCAGCCTTCAGATAATGCCGTTTGCTCTACCGCATGGTACGCGCTTGCTCCACTTTGGCAAGGAGACGAAAAAGCCGTACAACAAGGCTTGCCTCATAGCCAACTAGCCCCTGCCTGGCAAATTTTGCTGTTAGGCGATGGTTCACCCACACGCCACTTACAACTGTTGACAGGGGAACCAACGGAGGTTGATGTGATTGATATGTCACCCATTGGCATGGCAGAAGATAATGCCCCGCCCCAAATTCAAGTCGTGCCAGGACCACGGTTACGACGGCAGGTATGGCTTCGTACTGCGTCTGGGCAGCGGCTCGCTTATGCCACTTCCTGGTGGGAAGCTAGCCATGTGGATGATTATCTCCAGAACAAATCACTTCCCATCTGGCTCAGTCTTGCTCGCCTCCGCACTGAGCTTTATCGGGATGTGCAAGGCATTTACTATGGACACTCGATTGAACTAGAGCGGGCATTTGGGCAGCCGGGACCATTCTGGGGACGCCATTATCTCTTCTGGCATCATGGGCAACCCTTTACCTTAATTTACGAAGTCTTTTCTCCTTATCTGCAAAAATATCTGGGAGCGATGCAGTTGAAAGATGCGGTTGAAAAATGA
- a CDS encoding Tic20-like protein (IMG reference gene:2510096789~PFAM: Chloroplast import component protein (Tic20)), translated as MTWRGSSSPTDRIFACLTYLLPLLNVIGLVGVVLATSGSFLAPLLALVVIPLSPLLGIYYGFGGFMPLIVFFALYLLVVRNDRVAHFIRFNAMQSILIGILLSLFSIIWSYVLASIFPTTSLVAQTLFNSVFLATLGVSIYCIFQSALGRYAEIPTISEAAYTQVRY; from the coding sequence ATGACCTGGCGCGGCTCTAGCTCCCCTACTGACCGAATTTTTGCATGTTTGACGTACCTGCTGCCATTGCTAAACGTTATCGGACTGGTTGGAGTAGTTTTGGCCACTTCTGGCTCTTTTCTGGCTCCCTTGCTAGCACTTGTTGTGATTCCCCTTAGTCCGTTGTTGGGAATTTATTACGGCTTTGGTGGGTTCATGCCGTTGATTGTTTTCTTTGCGTTGTATTTGCTGGTGGTTCGAAATGATCGCGTTGCGCATTTCATTCGGTTTAATGCTATGCAGTCCATCTTGATTGGGATTTTATTGAGTCTGTTCTCAATTATTTGGAGTTACGTTCTAGCATCGATTTTTCCTACCACCAGCCTTGTGGCTCAAACACTTTTTAATTCCGTATTCCTGGCAACGCTTGGTGTTTCAATCTACTGTATCTTCCAGTCAGCGCTTGGACGATATGCCGAGATCCCCACGATTTCCGAGGCAGCTTACACGCAAGTTCGTTACTAA
- a CDS encoding 2-keto-4-pentenoate hydratase/2-oxohepta-3-ene-1,7-dioic acid hydratase (IMG reference gene:2510096790~PFAM: Domain of unknown function (DUF2437); Fumarylacetoacetate (FAA) hydrolase family), translated as MAQRYVRVQAKDGQIYYGLLQVDRQVTVLDAPPWLKGQTTEMELAPGDYQLLSPCAPSKIVAVGKNYANHAAEMGTPVPSEPLLFLKPSTSVIPADAAIHYPPQSERVDYEGELALVIGDRCVGCNPEQAQTKIWGYTIANDVTARDLQKRDGQWTRAKGFDTFCPLGPWIVRELSPGAKLQTFLNDLPNPVQSASINDMVFAPEVLVAYISQVMTLLPGDVVLTGTPEGVGPLKPGDRVRVAIEGIGHLDNYLMARD; from the coding sequence ATGGCACAACGCTATGTCCGGGTTCAGGCAAAAGATGGGCAAATCTACTATGGTCTCCTCCAGGTAGATCGGCAGGTGACCGTTTTGGACGCACCTCCGTGGTTAAAAGGGCAAACAACAGAGATGGAACTCGCACCGGGAGACTATCAACTATTGTCTCCTTGTGCGCCGTCCAAAATCGTGGCGGTTGGCAAAAATTATGCAAACCATGCAGCAGAAATGGGGACGCCTGTACCATCAGAGCCATTGCTGTTTCTAAAGCCTTCAACATCTGTGATTCCAGCGGATGCTGCAATTCATTATCCGCCGCAATCGGAGCGGGTGGATTATGAGGGGGAGTTGGCATTAGTAATTGGCGATCGCTGTGTAGGTTGTAACCCAGAGCAAGCGCAAACCAAGATCTGGGGATACACCATCGCCAACGATGTCACCGCCCGTGATTTACAGAAACGAGATGGACAGTGGACTCGTGCTAAAGGATTTGACACATTTTGTCCGTTGGGTCCGTGGATTGTGCGGGAACTCAGTCCCGGTGCCAAACTTCAAACATTCCTCAACGATTTGCCCAATCCAGTCCAGTCAGCTTCGATTAACGATATGGTCTTTGCTCCCGAAGTACTGGTTGCTTATATCAGCCAAGTGATGACGTTATTACCTGGAGATGTGGTGTTGACTGGAACACCAGAAGGAGTGGGCCCTCTCAAACCAGGCGATCGGGTTCGAGTTGCGATCGAGGGAATTGGGCATTTGGACAATTATTTAATGGCTAGAGATTAG
- a CDS encoding ribosomal protein S6 (IMG reference gene:2510096791~PFAM: Ribosomal protein S6~TIGRFAM: ribosomal protein S6) produces MSNLYETMYILRPDLTEEDQIIEKYQALLRDGGAEILETQHRGKRRLAYEINNHREGIYVQMNYRADGNSVATLERAMRLSDEVIRYLTIRQEPPKETKNAEEEEE; encoded by the coding sequence ATGAGCAATCTATATGAAACAATGTACATTCTGCGTCCTGATTTAACCGAAGAGGACCAGATTATTGAGAAATATCAAGCCCTCTTGCGCGATGGTGGAGCTGAAATTCTGGAAACGCAACATCGCGGTAAGCGTCGCCTTGCTTACGAGATTAACAACCACCGTGAGGGAATTTACGTTCAGATGAATTACCGGGCGGATGGTAATAGTGTTGCAACTTTGGAGCGAGCAATGCGGTTAAGCGATGAAGTCATTCGCTATCTCACAATCCGTCAAGAACCTCCTAAAGAAACCAAAAACGCTGAAGAAGAAGAAGAATAA
- a CDS encoding hypothetical protein (IMG reference gene:2510096792) gives MTESSNNLLDTQAEVARLREELQMRDNLVQQLSQELFRLVKGNSSFMPNPEVSERHLAEVRALREQLKSVEQQVTFYQEQIADRDAEIYQLRQSVQELTDRSRMLEQVVQELPKVYRQKFAERLAPIKEKVTQIQRENRQLHAELQSVSYRLAVRTRRQTHLDLPSFPRPGTDVALPSFGNA, from the coding sequence GTGACGGAATCTAGTAACAATCTGTTAGACACCCAAGCTGAAGTTGCCCGCCTACGAGAAGAGCTACAGATGCGGGACAATCTGGTTCAACAGCTCTCTCAAGAGTTGTTTCGCCTGGTGAAGGGTAACTCAAGCTTCATGCCCAATCCTGAAGTCTCTGAACGGCATCTGGCGGAAGTGCGTGCTCTACGGGAACAATTGAAAAGCGTTGAGCAACAGGTCACATTCTATCAAGAGCAAATTGCTGATCGTGATGCTGAAATCTACCAACTGCGCCAATCCGTTCAAGAATTAACGGATCGTTCTCGCATGTTGGAGCAAGTCGTACAAGAGTTGCCCAAAGTCTATCGCCAAAAATTTGCTGAACGGCTTGCCCCCATTAAAGAAAAAGTCACCCAAATCCAGCGGGAGAACCGCCAACTTCACGCAGAGCTTCAAAGTGTGAGCTATCGGTTAGCCGTGCGGACGCGTCGCCAAACCCATCTCGATTTGCCAAGCTTTCCTCGCCCTGGCACTGATGTAGCCCTTCCCAGCTTTGGCAATGCCTGA
- a CDS encoding hypothetical protein (IMG reference gene:2510096793) yields the protein MPDVLIITDPFVSTSQPTATPAIAAEMRRAILESIRPTFKGESARKQPFQIEILPTSSLQDLKDTDWVAQAELQVCPLTLELPEWVPFFAGKVFAACKCVEKLQQRVSDWGYAVGAGSCWLPIVLTAKGPLYAEVITQVNQSEQRYQQPFHLKDSERQPLYELGNRLLKSLDASPGVYLMQFSLEVPIRFERLVPFPAQPAIASVGVQVPDLFTCHWRCLTQQPIREITILSSR from the coding sequence ATGCCTGACGTTCTCATCATTACTGATCCCTTTGTTTCAACCTCTCAGCCGACAGCGACACCCGCCATTGCGGCTGAGATGAGGCGAGCAATTCTGGAGTCTATTCGCCCTACTTTCAAAGGTGAATCAGCCAGGAAACAGCCCTTCCAGATTGAGATTCTACCTACCTCTAGCCTTCAGGATCTGAAAGACACTGATTGGGTAGCTCAGGCAGAGCTTCAGGTTTGCCCATTAACGCTGGAGTTGCCAGAGTGGGTTCCTTTCTTTGCTGGCAAGGTTTTTGCTGCCTGTAAATGTGTCGAGAAACTTCAGCAACGCGTGTCTGACTGGGGATATGCAGTTGGGGCAGGATCGTGCTGGTTACCGATTGTACTAACTGCTAAAGGGCCTCTTTATGCAGAGGTTATCACTCAGGTAAACCAATCAGAGCAGCGTTACCAACAACCCTTTCATCTGAAGGATTCAGAACGGCAGCCACTGTATGAGTTGGGAAATCGATTGCTGAAATCGCTGGATGCATCACCGGGCGTCTATCTCATGCAATTTAGCTTGGAAGTGCCCATTCGATTTGAACGCTTAGTTCCATTTCCAGCTCAACCTGCGATCGCCAGCGTTGGTGTTCAAGTACCTGATCTATTTACTTGTCACTGGCGGTGCCTGACTCAGCAACCGATTCGAGAGATTACCATCCTGTCTAGTAGGTAA